The window CTATCTTAGGAGGTTCTACAAACGCAGTATTACACTTTTTAGCGATTGCAAGAGCTGCTCAAATAGATTTTACACTAAAAGATTTTCAGAAAATAAGTGATACTACGCCGTTTTTAGCGGATTTAAAACCTAGTGGGAAATATTTAATGGAAGACGTTCACGCTGTTGGCGGAATTCCTGCAGTACTAAAATATCTTTTGAAAAAAGGATTAATTCATGGGGATTGTTTAACCGTTACCGGAAAAACAATAGCGGAGAATTTATTAGATGTTGCCGATTTAACCGAAGGACAAGACGTTATCAAACCTATTGAAAATCCTATTAAGATTTCTGGACACTTAAGAATGTTGTATGGAAACTTAGCAACCGAAGGTTCTGTAGCAAAAATAACAGGGAAAGAAGGTTTGAAATTTCAAGGAAAAGCAAAAGTATTTGAAGGAGAGTATGCCGCTAATGATGGAATAAGAGATGGTAAAGTAGGTAAAGGAGATGTAGTCGTTATTAGATACGAAGGACCAAAAGGAGGACCGGGAATGCCAGAAATGCTAAAACCAACTGCTGCAATTATGGGAGCAGGTTTAGGTAAAGATGTTGCATTAATTACAGATGGTCGTTTCTCTGGAGGGACACACGGTTTTGTAGTTGGTCACATTACTCCAGAAGCACAAGAAGGTGGAAACCTAGCGCTTGTAAAAGATGGCGATGTAATTACTATTGATGCAGAAACAAATAGTATTGTTTTAGAAGTCTCTGAAGTAGAATTACAAGAAAGAAGAAAAACATGGAAAGCACCAGATTTAAAATTTGAACGTGGTGTTCTTTATAAATATGCTAAAACAGTATCGTCTGCATCCAAAGGATGTGTGACAGATGAGTTCTAAAAAGTTAAAACAAATGTCACCTCAAGCATAGCCGAGAGGTCTCACAAGAAATATAATAATCCTAACAAGATTAATATGGATACAAAAACAATAAAAAAAGAAGTTAGCAACACGCAAACTACAGAACGTATTTCTGGTAGTGAAGCCATCATAAAATGTTTGTTAGCAGAAGGTGTAGATATCCTTTATGGTTATCCAGGAGGAGCTATAATGCCGGTTTACGACGAGCTTTATAAATACCAAGATCAAATTCATCACGTATTAACACGTCATGAACAAGGAGCAACACACGCTGCACAAGGGTATGCACGTATATCTGGAAAAGTGGGAGTTGCCATTGCAACCTCAGGACCAGGAGCTACCAATTTAATTACTGGTATTGCAGATGCCCAAATAGACAGTACACCAATGGTTTGTATTACTGGGCAAGTGTCTTCGCATTTATTGGGAAGTGATGCTTTTCAGGAAACAGATATTGTTGGTATTTCTACACCAGTTACCAAATGGAATTGTCAAATAACCAAAGCTTCACAAATTCCGGAAGCGATGGCTAAAGCTTTTTATATTGCAAAAAGTGGTCGTCCAGGTCCCGTTTTAGTAGATATTACTAAAGATGCGCAGTTTGAAGAATTCGATTTTAAATATGAAAAATGTAAAGGCGTAAGAAGTTATAATCCGATTCCTAAATTAGATCCAACTTCGGTTGCAGCTGCTGCAAAACTTATTAATGCAGCTAAAAAACCAATGATAGTTTGGGGACAAGGTGTTTCTTTAGGTCAGGCAGAAGCGCAATTTAAAGCAGTAGTTGAAAAAGCAGGAATTCCTTCCGCTTGGACTATTTTAGGTGCCGGAGCTATTCCAACATCGCATCCTTTAAATATTGGTATGGTCGGTATGCATGGTAATTATGCGCCAAATGTTTTAACCAATGATTGTGATGTGTTAATTGCCATCGGTATGCGTTTTGACGATCGTGTAACAGGAAGTTTATCGACATATGCAAAACAGGCAAAAGTGATTCATTTTGAAATTGATCCAGCCGAAATAGATAAAAACGTAAAAACGGAAGTAGCAGTTTTAGGGGATGCAAAAGAAAGTTTAGCTGCCTTATTACCGCTTTTAGAAGAAAAAACACATCCAGAATGGCATCAAAAATTTAAGGATTTATATGCTATTGAATATGAAAAAGTAATAAAAGACGATTTACATCCTACCAAGGAAGGATTAACCATGGCGGAGGTGTTAAAAGAAATTAATATCCAAACCAAAGGGGATGCTGCTATTGTTAGTGATGTTGGTCAGCATCAAATGATCGCTTGTCGTTATGCTAATTTCAACAAAACGAGAAGTAATATTACGTCTGGTGGATTAGGTACTATGGGCTTTGGTCTTCCTGCTGCAATTGGAGCAAAAATGGCAGCTCCAGAACGAGAAGTGATTTCAATTTCTGGGGATGGTGGTTACCAAATGACTATTCAAGAATTAGGAACCATTTTTCAGCAAAAAGTACCCGTTAAAATTGTAGTATTAAATAATGAGTTTTTAGGTATGGTTAGACAGTGGCAGCAATTGTTTTTTGAAAAGCGATATGCGTCTACCGAAATGACAAACCCAGATTTTGTTGCTATTGCAAAAGGTTATTCTATAGAAGCTCAAAAAGTAACAAAACGTGAAGAGCTTAAGGATGCAGTAGCAAAAATGATAAACACAGACGGACCTTATTTTTTAGAGGTTTGTGTAGAAAAAGAAGGAAATGTATTTCCTATGATACCAACAGGAGCGTCCGTTTCCGAAGTAAGATTAGAGTAATATGAGCACAGAAAAACAATTATTTACAGTTTCCATTTATACGGAAAACAATATAGGATTGTTGAATAGAATTTCAGCAATATTCCAAAGAAGACATATAAATATAGAGAGTTTAAATACGTCTCCTTCAGAAATTGATGGCGTTTCTAGATTTACTATTGTAGTAAATATGTCTGAAGATAATATCAAAAAAATTATTGGTCAGATAGAAAAACAAGTCGAGGTTATTAAAGCATATTACCATACCGAAGACGACATTATTTATCAAGAGTCTTGCATCTTTAAAATGAGATCGGGTTTATTGTTTGATGAACGCCAAATTCAGAATATCATTAAAGAAAGCAACGCTAGAATTGTAACCGTAAATCGCGACTTCTTTGTGATTGAAAAATCAGGTCGTAAAGAAGAAATCGAATTATTACATAGAGAATTAAGTGTTTTTGGGATCATGCAATTTACGCGTTCAGGACGTATTGCAGTTACTAAAGACGAAATGAAAATATCAACAATGCTACAAGCATTCCAACATTAAAACTAAAAAGAAATTAGAGAGTAGACTAAAGAAAATAGAAAACGTAAGGATGCATTTTGATGGTGTCTTTTATCTTTTTTCTTTCTTCTATTTTCTCAAAAAACAAAAACAATGTCAAATTACTTTAACACATTATCATTTAGAAATCAATTAGATCAATTAGGTAAATGTAGATTCATGGATGCTTCAGAGTTTGAAGATGGTGTAAATGCATTGAAAGGAAAGAAAATTGTAATTGTTGGTTGCGGAGCACAAGGTTTAAACCAAGGATTAAACATGAGAGATTCTGGTTTGGATATTTCCTACGCCTTAAGACAAGTTGCAATTGATGAGCAAAGAGATTCTTTTAAAAATGCATCAGGTAACGGATTTACAGTAGGTACGTACCAAGAGTTAATTCCGACTGCCGATTTAGTTTTAAACTTAACACCAGATAAGCAACATACCAACGTGGTAAAAGCGATAATGCCTTTAATGAAAAAAGGAGCAACATTAAGCTATTCTCACGGATTTAATATTGTAGAAGAAGGTACACAGGTAAGAGAAGATATCACAGTTATTATGGTCGCTCCAAAGTGTCCAGGTACAGAGGTGAGAGAAGAATATAAACGTGGATTTGGTGTGCCAACATTAATTGCTGTGCACCCAGAAAATGATCCGGAAAATAAAGGTTGGGCACAAGCAAAAGCGTATGCTGCTGCAACTGGTGGTCATCGTGCAGGAGTATTACAATCGTCTTTTATTGCGGAAGTGAAAAGTGATTTAATGGGAGAGCAAACTATTTTATGTGGTTTGTTACAAACAGGTGCGATTTTATCTTTTGATAAAATGGTGGCAGAAGGTGTAGAGCCTGGTTATGCTGGGAAATTAATTCAGTTTGGTTGGGAAACCATTACCGAAGCTTTAAAGCATGGTGGAATTACCAATATGATGGATCGTTTATCGAATCCAGCAAAAATAAAAGCATACCAATTATCGGAAGAATTAAAAGATATCATGCGTCCGCTATTTGAAAAGCATATGGACGATATTATTTCGGGTCATTTCTCAAAAACCATGATGGAAGATTGGGCAAATGATGATGTAAACCTTTTAAAATGGAGAGCTGCAACAGGTGAAACTGCTTTTGAAAAAACAGTATTAACACCAGATCATATTTCGGAGCAAGAATATTTTGATCATGGTACGTTATTAGTAGCATTTGTAAAATCAGGTGTGGAATTAGCTTACGAAACTATGGTGAGTGCAGGGATTATTGCAGATTCTGCATACTACGAATCGTTACACGAATTACCATTAATAGCAAATACCATCGCTAGAAAGAAATTATTTGAAATGAACCGAGTGATTTCAGATACTGCAGAATATGGTTGTTATTTATTTGACCATGCCTGTAAACCGTTATTAACAGATTTCATGAAAACGGTAGATACCGATATTATCGGGAAAAGCTTTTCTGCAACAACAGGAGTGGATAATATTGAATTAATTGCAGTGAATGATGCGATTAGAAATCATCCAATCGAAGCAGTTGGAAAACGTTTAAGAGCGGCAATGACTGCAATGAAAATAATAAAATCAGATGTAAAAACGGAAGATTCTGTTTTAGCATAAGAAAGAGATAAATATCCTGCAAGGTTTCAAAAACCTTGTAGGTATTAAAAAATAAGATTCCCACGCTCGTGGGAAGTAAACATGGAAGAAACCAAAACAACATACAGGCCAACTCTAGAAGCTATAGAAGCTGCTGCTATAAAATTAAAAGGCATCGCAACAGTGACACCTTTAATTAAAAACGCACGTTATTCTAAGCATTTCGGAGCTAATATTTTTTTTAAAAGAGAGGATTTACAAGAAGTACGCTCGTACAAAATTCGTGGGTCTTATAATAAAATCTCTTCTTTGAGTGCTACGCAAATAGAGAATGAAATTGTATGTGCAAGTGCCGGAAATCATGCACAAGGTGTGGCTATTTCGTGTAAACTTCTAAAGATTAAAGGAACCATATTTATGCCTTCTCCTACACCAAATCAAAAGGTGGAACAGGTTAAAATGTTTGGAGAAGACTATGTAGATGTTGTTTTAGTTGGCGATACTTTTGACGATGCTTATCATGCTGCAATGAAACAATGCGAAGCGCTAAATAAAACGTTTATTCATCCTTTTAATGATGAAAAAGTGATTGAAGGGCAGGCAACAGTTGGTTTAGAAATTATCGATCAAGCCAAAGAGCATCCAATTCATTATGTTTTTGTACCGGTTGGTGGTGGCGGATTAGCAGCAGGTTTATCTTCTGTTTTTAAAATTCTATCTCCACAAACAAAAATTATTAGTGTAGAACCAAAAGGCGCGCCAGCAATGTTGACTTCTATTAGAAATAATAGAAATACCGAATTAAAGACTATAGATAGTTTTGTCGATGGTGCAGCGGTGAAACGTGTTGGTGATTTAAATTTCGCAATATGTAAAGAAACCTTGCATCGCGTGGTTACCGTAGATGAAGGTAAAGTGTGTCAAACTATTTTAGATTTATATAATAAAGATGCTATTATTGTAGAACCTGCAGGGGCTTTAAGCCTTTCTGCTTTAGAGCAGTTTTCCGAAGAAATAAAAGGAAAAAATGTAGTCTGCGTAATTAGCGGAAGTAATAACGATATCACACGTACTGCCGAAATTAAGGAACGTGCATTATTATATGCTAATCTAAAACATTATTTTATTGTGAAGTTTCCACAACGTTCGGGAGCTTTAAGAGATTTTGTAGTAGACATTCTTGGTCCAAACGATGATATTACCCATTTTGAATACACTAAAAAAGCAAACCGTGAAAATGACGTCGCTGTGGTAGGATTGGAGCTAAAATCACATTCCGATTTGGAACCTTTAATTACCAAAATGAAACTTCATAATTTCTATGGAGATTACCTAAATGATAAACCAGATTTATTTCAATTCTTAGTTTAAATAAAAACACATAATGAGCATTCCAAAAGCGTATCAAATACAAGAAGTTTTAAACCAAAAAACCTATTTAGTAGCAGGAGAATTGAAACCATGGAAAGGAGAAACATCACAGGTGTTTTCTACCATTTCTTCCACAGAAGATTACAAACCTACTTTGCTAGGAAGTATTCCTACTTTAGGCGAAAAAGAAGCCTTGGAAGCTCTAGATGCAGCTTGCGTTGCGTATAATAAAGGACAAGGTTTATGGCCAACCATGAAAGTGGTAGATCGTATTGCTTGCATGGAAAAGTTTGTCGCTCAAATGAAAACCAAGCGAGAAGAAATCGTGAAGTTACTAATGTGGGAGATTGGTAAAAACTTACCAGATTCTCAAAAGGAATTTGATAGAACCGTAGAATACATTTACGATACTATTGAAGATTATAAACAAATGGATCGCGATAGCGCGAAGTTTGAAAAAAATGCAGGTGTCAACGCGCATATTCGTCGTGGACCTTTAGGTGTAGTTTTGTGTTTAGGACCATATAATTATCCTTTAAATGAAACGTTTGCCTTGTTAATTCCTGCTTTAATTATGGGGAATACAGCCATTTTTAAACCAGCAAAACACGGGGTTTTATTAATTTCACCATTATTGGAGGCTTTTCAAACTAGCTTTCCAAAAGGGGTTGTTAATATTATTTATGGAAGAGGAAGAACCGTTGCAACGCCAATCATGCAATCTGGTAAAGTTGATGTTCTGGCTTTGATAGGAAATAGTAAATCGGCAAATGCATTACAAAATCAGCATCCAAAAAGTAATAGACTTCGTTTGGTTTTAGGTTTAGAAGCTAAAAACCCAGCAATCGTTTTAAAAGATGCCGATTTAGATTTAGCAATAGACGAATGTATTGCAGGTGCAACTTCCTTTAACGGACAACGTTGTACGGCATTAAAAGTTTTATATGTGCATGAAGATATTGTGGAAGAATTCAATAAGCGATTCTCAGCAAAAGTTGATGCGCTTAAATTTGGTAATCCTTGGGAAGATGGCGCTAAATTAACACCATTACCAGAACCAGGTAAACCAGCGTATATTCAAGAATTGATTGATGATGCTACTGCAAAAGGAGCAAAAATCATTAATGCAAAAGGAGGAGAAACTACCGATAATTATATTTTTCCAGCAGTTTTATATCCAGTGTCAAAAGACATGCGTGTTTTTCAAGAAGAGCAATTCGGACCAGTAATTCCAGTGGTTCCTTTTAGTGATATTGAAGAGCCTTTGGATGATATGGCTGCTTCCAATTACGGACAACAAGTAAGTTTGTTTGGTCAGGATGTAAAAACTTTGGCGCCTTTAATAGATACCTTAGTAAACTTAGTGTGTCGTGTTAATTTAAACAGTTCTTGTCAGCGTGGACCAGACGTATATCCGTTTACAGGACGTAAAGATTCTGCAGTTGCAACGTTAAGTGTGCATGATGCATTACGATCTTTTTCTATACGAACTTTTGTAGCTTCTAAAGACAACGAGTATAACAATGCTATTTTAAAAGAATTGTTAGATTCTAGAGCTTCTAATTTTGTGAGTACAGATTATATTTTATAATTTTTTAAAGCGGTAAAGCCTAATAATGAGATTTGTATAATTATTAGGCTTCAAAATAATGATTTCATAATAATTCAGATAAAATGAATATTTTGTTAGTTCGTATCAAATTAATTTATAGCTTTACATTATGTTTAATACAATAAATAAAAACGAAAGACCCACAAGTTTGCCAATGCGCAGACGACGTCGCTAATACGTATACTTCAAGTTATTTAGTTAACCGTTTTTTATTTTTTTTACTTTGAACAATCCATCACAAATATTTACTTTTTTAAATCCAGTTATTAGAAATAATAACAGATTAGACATACGTCCAATTTTTCGTCGTCGCCCTTAGGGTGTACTTCTATTTATAGAACTAAGGTGAGTCCGGTTCTACTTTCAGAGAAAAACAAAATCAACCTATTTATAATTTAAAATCAATTACAATGGAAATTGTTATTGCGAATAAATCACATAGTATCTATGCAGATATTATTTGTAACACTATTGCAGATGCGGCCCAAGTTAGAGGGACTGGTATTGCAAAACGAAAACCAGAATACATCATTACCAAAATGGAGAATGGTAATGCTGTAATCGCTTTAGAGGACGAAAATTTTGCAGGTTTTTGCTATATCGAACAATGGGGACATGGCAAGTTTGTAGCCAATTCTGGGTTAATTGTACACCCAGATTTTAGAAATATAGGATTAGCTAAAAAGATTAAACAGAAAATATTCGAACATTCTAGAACCAAGTTTCCAGACGCAAAAGTGTTTAGTATTACTACAGGTTTAGCGGTGATGAAAATGAATAGTGATTTAGGGTATAAACCGGTTACGTTTTCCGAATTAACAGATGATCAATCCTTTTGGAATGGTTGTCAGACCTGCAAAAATTTTGATGTGTTAACAAGAACCGAACAGAAAATGTGCTTGTGTACAGGTATGTTGTATGATCCTTCAAAAAAGCAAGCAACAAAATCGGCAGCTAATAATCACGATAAAAAAGTATGGACCAGATTGAAAAATATTAAGCAATCCATGTTCCTTAAAAAAGAAAAGAAAGATGAGTAAAAAATTAGTCATAGCATATAGTGGTGGATTAGATACATCCTATTGCGCAGTAAGTTTAAGTAAAGCAGGATATGATGTACATGCGGTTAGTGTAAATACTGGTGGTTTTTCGGAAGAAGAAATAAAAACCATTGAAGCCAATGCCTACAAAATGGGCGTTTCTACCTATAAAAACATCGACGCTATTGCATCGTATTATGATAAAGTGATTAAGTATTTAATCTTCGGAAATGTACTTAAAAACAATACTTATCCTTTGTCTGTAAGCGCAGAACGAATTATTCAAGCCATCGAAATTATTGAATATGCAAAAAGTATTGATGCCGAATATATCGCACACGGAAGCACAGGAGCAGGAAATGATCAAGTACGTTTTGATATGATTTTTCAAACCTTAGCACCACATATTGAAATTATCACGCCAATTAGAGATGGAAGTTTAACTAGGCAACAAGAGATTGATTATCTTAAGGAAAACGGTATTGAAGCATCTTGGGAAAAGGCAAAGTATTCTGTTAATAAAGGGCTTTGGGGAACCAGTGTTGGTGGTGAAGAAACATTAACATCAGACAAGCCATTACCTGAAACCGCTTATCCTTCGCAATTAAAACATGCGGAAGAAGAAAAGGTGACATTAACTTTTTTAAAAGGGGAATTGGTTGCTGTAAACGGAATTAAAAACAATCCGGAAATCAATATTGAAGTCCTAAATAATCTGGCTTCTGCCTACGCTATTGGTAGAGATATTCATGTAGGAGATACTATTGTAGGTATAAAAGGACGTGTTGGTTTTGAAGCTGCAGCTGCTTTGGTGATTATAAAAGCTCACCATTTATTAGAAAAGCACACCTTGACCAAATGGCAATTACAACACAAGGATTATATGTCTAATTTCTACGGCATGCATTTGCATGAAGGACAATATTTAGATCCTGTAATGCGTGACATGGAAGCTTTTTTACAAAGTAGTCAAGATAAAGTTTCGGGAGATGTTTTTGTAACGCTAAAACCTTATCACTTTACTGTAGACGGAATTTCTTCTAAGCACGATTTAATGCATGCAAAGTTTGGAAGTTATGGCGAAGAAAATAAAGGTTGGACTGCGGAAGAAGCTAAAGGTTTTATCAAAATAGTTGGTAACCAAAACAAAATATATCAACAAGTAAATAGCTAAATAGGATCTTGAAGGTTTTTAAAACCTTGCTGGTCTGAAGTAAGTTGAATTAAAAAGATTCCCACTTTCGTGGGAAATAGATATGAAAAAATTAGAAATAGGAATCATTGGAGGAGCAGGTTACACAGCAGGAGAATTGATTAGATTGTTGTTAAATCATTCCAAAGTAAATATCAATTTTATTTACAGTACTTCTAATGCTGGCAACAAAATAGCTAAAGTACACCAAGATTTAATTGGTAGTACAGATTTGGTATTTACCAATGCAATTAATCCAAAAATAGATGTGTTGTTTTTGTGTTTGGGTCATGGTAATTCTAAAGCGTTTTTAGAGGAAAACACCTTTTCTGCGGAAACTAAAATCATTGATTTAAGTAATGATTTTAGATTAACAAACGATGCCGTTTTTGAAGGTAAGACTTTTGTTTATGGATTGCCGGAATTGAATAAGGAAGCGATTAAAAAAGCGAATTACATTGCGAATCCAGGTTGTTTTGCAACCGCGATTCAGTTAGCATTATTGCCTTTAGCGAAAGTCGAAGTTTTACAAAGCGATGTACATGTGAATGCGGTTACAGGAGCAACAGGAGCAGGGACGTCCTTATCCGCTACCACGCATTTTACGTGGCGAGATAATAATTTCTCACATTATAAAGCATTTACGCATCAGCATTTAGGAGAGATTAATCAGTCGGTAAAAATATTGCAATCTGATTTTAGTTCGGAGATCAACTTTATGCCAAATCGCGGTGATTTTTCTAGAGGAATTTTCGCAACCATGTACACAAAGTACAATGGAAGCTTGGAAGACGCAAAAGCATTGTATAACGCATTTTATAAAGATGCTGCATTTACTGTGGTTTCCGATGATGAGATTCATTTAAAACAAGTAGTTAATACCAATAAGTGCATCCTTCATTTACATAAACATGACGATAAATTATTGGTGACAAGTATCATTGATAATTTATTAAAAGGAGCTTCGGGACAAGCCATTCAAAATATGAACTTAATGTTTGGTTTTGAAGAAACAGAAGGTTTAAAATTGAAGGCGAATTACTTTTAAAAGTACTGCTGCTGCGTTAGCGATTGGAACGACATCCTTTTTTGGTGTCAGTTCGAGTGAATTTGTGAAGCATGAGCAAATTTGTATCGAGAACAAGACAAAAAAGATATAGTGGAAAGCGCGACCCTTATGGTAACGCCAAAAAAACAAATAAATATGTCACCTTGAGTACAGTCGAAAGGTCTTAGTAAAGAGAAAGTTTAATTAAAAAGATTTCCGTCTTCGCGGAAATGAAAACAAAAAGATCAAGCATGAAAATAGCAATTATAGGAACAGGAAACTTAGGGAAATCCATCGCAAAAGGATTGATAACCAACAATGCGATTACTACTTTGTATCTAACGAAAAGAAATCTAGAAGACATTCAAGAATTTGATGGGTATAAAAATGTGTATTTAACTACAGATAATGCGGAAGCTGTTGCAAAATCGGATATCTTAATTTTTGCTGTGCAACCAGCACATTTTGAAGGAATTTTAAAGGATATAAAAGATGATTTAACAGAAAAGCATGTTTTAATTTCAACCATTACTGGTTTCTTAATTCCTAAGATGGAAGAGATAGTTGGTGCAGATAAATTTATCATTCGAGCTATGCCAAATACAGCAATTGCGGTAGGTAAATCGATGACCTGTTTATGTAGTAATGAGCAAGGTGCAAAACGTCTTAAAATTGCCGAAGCTATTTTTAACCGATTAGGACATTCGTTGAGTATTCCTGAAAGTCAGATGCAAGCAGCAACCGTAGTATGTGCAAGTGGTGTTGCCTTTTGGATGCGTTTAATTAGAGCAACCACGCAAGCAGCTATTCAGTTAGGTTTTGATGCCAAAGAAGCACAAGAATTAGCCATGTATACTAGTGAAGGAGCTGCAAGTTTATTGATTACCAATGGGAATCATCCGGAGGAAGAAATCGACAGAGTAACTACGCCAAAAGGTTGTACGATTGAAGGTTTAAATGAAATGGAACATAAAGGATTGAGTTCTTCTTTAATACAAGGAATGATTGCTTCGTTTAACAAAATTAGCAACATTAAAAAAGAGCAGATGTAAAACTCCTGCAAGGTCTTTAATGCCTTGTAGGTTTGAGCTTAAAAATAAAATGATACCTACAAGGTTTTTGAAGACCTTGCAGGAAAAACAATAATAGTATGAGTTTATTTAATGTATATCCACTATTCGATATCACACCTGTAAAGGCTGAAGATGTTTTTGTTTATGATGAAAACAACACCAAATATTTAGATTTATATGGCGGACATGCTGTGATTTCTATCGGACATTCGCATCCAAAATATGTGGCTGCAATTTCAGAGCAAGTTGCTAAATTGGGTTTTTATAGTAATTCGATTCAGAATCCGTTACAAGTGCAATTGGCAAATAAATTAGAGCAATTATCCGGTTGTAAAAACTATGAATTGTTTTTGTGTAATTCTGGAGCGGAAGCGAACGAAAACGCATTAAAGTTAGCATCTTTTCATAACGGAAAGAAAAAGATGGTTGCTTTTAAAAACGGATTTCATGGTCGTACATCAGCAGCAGTTGCAGCAACCGATAATGCGAAGATTATTGCACCAATTAATGCGCAACAAGAGGTCGAGATTTTAGCATTAGGCGATTTAGAAGGAGTGGAAAAAGCATTAGCTAAAAACGATGTTTGTGCTGTAATTATTGAATGTATTCAAGGTGTTGGCGGATTGGACGAAAGTACCGCGGTGTTCTACGAAGGTGTAGATGCATTGTGCAAAAAATACAATACTTGTTTTATTGCAGATGAGGTACAATCTGGTTTTGGAAGAACTGGTGATTTTTTTGCATTTCAACAATATAACGTGACTCCAGATATTATTTCTATTGCCAAAGGCATGGGGAATGGTTTCCCGATTGGCGGGATTTTAATTCATCCAGATATTAAAGCGTCCTTTGGTTTATTAGGAACCACTTTTGGAGGAAATCACTTGGCATGTATCGCTTCTTTAACCGTTTTAGAAGTTATTGAAGAAGAAAAATTGATGCAGAATACAAAAGAGGTTTCTGCTTATTTTATAGAGAAAGCGAAAGCTATTTCTGAAATAAAAAATATTAAAGGACGTGGTTTGATGCTGGGATTGGAATTCGATTTTCCAATTGCAGCACTTCGGAAAAAGCTCATTTTTGATCATAAAATATTTACAGGAAGCGCAAAGAATCCTAATTTATTGCGAATTCTTCCGCCTTTAACTATCCAAA is drawn from Lacinutrix sp. WUR7 and contains these coding sequences:
- a CDS encoding argininosuccinate synthase; translation: MSKKLVIAYSGGLDTSYCAVSLSKAGYDVHAVSVNTGGFSEEEIKTIEANAYKMGVSTYKNIDAIASYYDKVIKYLIFGNVLKNNTYPLSVSAERIIQAIEIIEYAKSIDAEYIAHGSTGAGNDQVRFDMIFQTLAPHIEIITPIRDGSLTRQQEIDYLKENGIEASWEKAKYSVNKGLWGTSVGGEETLTSDKPLPETAYPSQLKHAEEEKVTLTFLKGELVAVNGIKNNPEINIEVLNNLASAYAIGRDIHVGDTIVGIKGRVGFEAAAALVIIKAHHLLEKHTLTKWQLQHKDYMSNFYGMHLHEGQYLDPVMRDMEAFLQSSQDKVSGDVFVTLKPYHFTVDGISSKHDLMHAKFGSYGEENKGWTAEEAKGFIKIVGNQNKIYQQVNS
- a CDS encoding aspartate aminotransferase family protein codes for the protein MSLFNVYPLFDITPVKAEDVFVYDENNTKYLDLYGGHAVISIGHSHPKYVAAISEQVAKLGFYSNSIQNPLQVQLANKLEQLSGCKNYELFLCNSGAEANENALKLASFHNGKKKMVAFKNGFHGRTSAAVAATDNAKIIAPINAQQEVEILALGDLEGVEKALAKNDVCAVIIECIQGVGGLDESTAVFYEGVDALCKKYNTCFIADEVQSGFGRTGDFFAFQQYNVTPDIISIAKGMGNGFPIGGILIHPDIKASFGLLGTTFGGNHLACIASLTVLEVIEEEKLMQNTKEVSAYFIEKAKAISEIKNIKGRGLMLGLEFDFPIAALRKKLIFDHKIFTGSAKNPNLLRILPPLTIQKEHVDLFFEALQSELQKITT
- the argC gene encoding N-acetyl-gamma-glutamyl-phosphate reductase, with protein sequence MKKLEIGIIGGAGYTAGELIRLLLNHSKVNINFIYSTSNAGNKIAKVHQDLIGSTDLVFTNAINPKIDVLFLCLGHGNSKAFLEENTFSAETKIIDLSNDFRLTNDAVFEGKTFVYGLPELNKEAIKKANYIANPGCFATAIQLALLPLAKVEVLQSDVHVNAVTGATGAGTSLSATTHFTWRDNNFSHYKAFTHQHLGEINQSVKILQSDFSSEINFMPNRGDFSRGIFATMYTKYNGSLEDAKALYNAFYKDAAFTVVSDDEIHLKQVVNTNKCILHLHKHDDKLLVTSIIDNLLKGASGQAIQNMNLMFGFEETEGLKLKANYF
- the proC gene encoding pyrroline-5-carboxylate reductase, giving the protein MKIAIIGTGNLGKSIAKGLITNNAITTLYLTKRNLEDIQEFDGYKNVYLTTDNAEAVAKSDILIFAVQPAHFEGILKDIKDDLTEKHVLISTITGFLIPKMEEIVGADKFIIRAMPNTAIAVGKSMTCLCSNEQGAKRLKIAEAIFNRLGHSLSIPESQMQAATVVCASGVAFWMRLIRATTQAAIQLGFDAKEAQELAMYTSEGAASLLITNGNHPEEEIDRVTTPKGCTIEGLNEMEHKGLSSSLIQGMIASFNKISNIKKEQM
- a CDS encoding NADP-dependent glyceraldehyde-3-phosphate dehydrogenase; this encodes MSIPKAYQIQEVLNQKTYLVAGELKPWKGETSQVFSTISSTEDYKPTLLGSIPTLGEKEALEALDAACVAYNKGQGLWPTMKVVDRIACMEKFVAQMKTKREEIVKLLMWEIGKNLPDSQKEFDRTVEYIYDTIEDYKQMDRDSAKFEKNAGVNAHIRRGPLGVVLCLGPYNYPLNETFALLIPALIMGNTAIFKPAKHGVLLISPLLEAFQTSFPKGVVNIIYGRGRTVATPIMQSGKVDVLALIGNSKSANALQNQHPKSNRLRLVLGLEAKNPAIVLKDADLDLAIDECIAGATSFNGQRCTALKVLYVHEDIVEEFNKRFSAKVDALKFGNPWEDGAKLTPLPEPGKPAYIQELIDDATAKGAKIINAKGGETTDNYIFPAVLYPVSKDMRVFQEEQFGPVIPVVPFSDIEEPLDDMAASNYGQQVSLFGQDVKTLAPLIDTLVNLVCRVNLNSSCQRGPDVYPFTGRKDSAVATLSVHDALRSFSIRTFVASKDNEYNNAILKELLDSRASNFVSTDYIL
- a CDS encoding GNAT family N-acetyltransferase, producing the protein MEIVIANKSHSIYADIICNTIADAAQVRGTGIAKRKPEYIITKMENGNAVIALEDENFAGFCYIEQWGHGKFVANSGLIVHPDFRNIGLAKKIKQKIFEHSRTKFPDAKVFSITTGLAVMKMNSDLGYKPVTFSELTDDQSFWNGCQTCKNFDVLTRTEQKMCLCTGMLYDPSKKQATKSAANNHDKKVWTRLKNIKQSMFLKKEKKDE